One Mycolicibacterium fallax genomic window, GCACCCGGGGGTGACCAAGACCACCAGCTGGGGCAAGTGCACGTACCGGGTGCGGCTGCCGCTGACCGCGATGGCCGGGGCGCCGGCCTCGATGCAGGATCCGATGCTGCAGCTGGCCCCGATGACCGACGGCCGCTGGGACCTGGGGGACACCACCCGCTGCGACCTGGCCGGGGCGCTGGCCGGCGATGCCGCCGCACAGGTCCGCGACAGCGGCATCCCGGTGCTGGCCGAGCAGAACTCGGTCGCCGCGCGGTATCTGAGCAGCGACCCGTGCGCGGCCGCGGCGGAGCTGTCCGCTCGGGAATTCGCCTGGTCCGACCCGAAGCCGCAGTCGCAGTGGCCCACCACCTGGCGGCACCCCGGTACCTGCGAGCTGCGACTCAGCGGGCAGGGTGGCGCGGTCATCCGGCGCGGCTTGGGGGCCTGGCCGCAGCTGGCCGACGGCGTCGTCGACCCCGCCACCGGGGAGCGGGCGGTCCGCCGCGAGCATGACGGGGTCACCGTGTTCGGCTTCCCCGGCGACGACGGCTGCGGCTCGTTCGCCCTGGCGAAGGCGGCCGACGCGCTGCCGGTGGTCGACGTCGGATCCGGCGCCCCGGGACTGTCCGCACCGACCCCGATCGTCGTGGTCGAGGTGTTCGGCCGCTGCAGCGATCGGATCGCCGACAGCGCGGTGGCAGCGATCAAGCGCGGGACCCGATAGCGGGCCGCGGATTCCGGTGCTGGGGTACCAACGCCGCGGCGGTGAAAACGTTGAACTCAGCTGACGTCCGGCACCGAATCGGGTGGGCGCGCGCCCGCCGCCGGCAGGGGAGTCCGAACCAGAGACCGCCTTGGCGCGGCTGTTGCGCCGACGGCCTGCACAGATGTCCGCTGGGGCGGCCGCCAGATGGATTATCCACTTGGCACCCCTGATTTCACCCCAGTTGTGCAGGCCGGTGGGGGTGACCGGTGCGGCCGGGCCGCCCGGGCGGTGACCGCGCCGGCACCGCGGCACCCGCAACGCCCCTCCCCACCGAACTTCGCCGCGGATTAGGCTCAGGGGCGTGGAACCCGTATACGGCAGCGCGATCCGTCTGGCCCGGTTGATCTGGCGAGTGCAGGGCCTGAAATTCACCGTCACCGGCGTGGAGAACGTGCCGAAGACCGGCGGCGCGGTCATCGCCATCAATCACACCAGCTACTTCGACTTCACCTTCGCCGGGCTGCCGGTCTACCTGCAGGGCGAGGGCCGGCTGATCCGGTTCATGGCCAAGCAGGAGGTCTTCGACCACAAGATCACCGGGCCGATCATGCGCAAGCTGCGGCACATCCCGGTGGACCGGGCCTCCGGCGCGGAGTCGTTCGCCGAGGCCTGCCAGCGGCTGCGCGAGGGTGAGCTCGTCGGGGTGTACCCGGAGGCGACGATCAGCCGCAGCTTCGAGCTCAAGGAGTTCAAGTCGGGCGCCGCCCGGATGGCGGTGGAGGCCAACGTGCCGATCGTGCCGACCATCGTGTGGGGCGCCCAGCGGATCTGGACCAAGGACCACCCGAAGAAGATGTGGCGGCCGAAGGTGCCGATCTCGGTGGCGGTCGGTGAGCCCATCCAGCCGACCCTGCCCGCCCCGGAACTGACCGCCCTGCTGCACTCGCGCATGCAGCACATGCTCGAGCAGGTGCAGGACTCCTACGGACACCCGCCGGGCGAGTACTGGGTGCCCCGCCGGCTCGGCGGCAGCGCGCCGACGATGGCCGAGGCGGCGCAGCTGGACGCCGACGAGCTCGCCGCCCGCGCCGCGGCGCGGGCCCAGCGGGCCGCGGAACACCCCAAGGACCAGTAGCTTTCGGGATGGAACCGAATTTCCGCGAGCCGCAGACCGCGCCCCTGCTGATCGCGACCGATGTGGACGGCACGCTGCTCGACGACGACGAGCGGGTCAGCGACCGCACCCGGGCGGTGCTCGGCGCGGCGATGGCCGACGGCACCCGGTTCGTGCTGGCCACCGGCCGGCCGCCGCGCTGGATCGCGCCCGTCGTCGACGACCTGGGCTTCGCGCCGATGGCGGTCTGCGCCAACGGCGCGGTGATCTACGACCCGGCCGCCGACCGGGTGCTGTCGGTGCGCACCCTGTCGGTCGAGCAGCTGGTCGAGCTCGCCGAGATCGCCGCCGCGGTGATGCCGGGGGCCGGGCTGGCGGTGGAGCGGATCGGCAGCGGGGCGCACGATGCCGTCACCCCGCAGTTCGTCAGCTCGCCGGGCTACCAGCACGCCTGGCTGAACCCGGACAACACCGAGGTGTCGCTGACCGACCTGCTGTCCGCGCCGGCCATCAAGCTGCTGATCCGCCGGGCCGGGGTGAGCAGCGCCGCGATGGCCCGGCAGCTGGCCCCGCACGTCGACGGCCAGGGCGATCTGACCTACAGCACCGACAACGGCCTGATCGAGGTCGTCCCGGCCGGCATCAGCAAGGCGACCGGGATCGCCGAGATCGCCGCGCCGCACGGCATCGGCGCCGAGGAGATCGTGTCGTTCGGGGACATGCCCAACGACATCCCGATGCTGACCTGGGCCGGGCACGGGGTGGCGATGGGCAACGCGCACCCGGAGGTGATGGGCGTCGCCGACGAGGTGACCGCGCGCAACTCCGAGGACGGGCTGGCGCGGGTGCTGGAGCGCTGGTGGGGCTGACCCCGGCGGTCAGCCGACGCTGATCGGGCTGAAGCGTTCCAGCTGCACCGGCGGCCCGCTGTCGGCGGGCGGCGGCAGCAGCACGGCGACCGCGTCGCTGACCCGGGTGACCTGGCCGGTCTCCCGGTCGAAGTTCAGCGTGCCGTGCTGGAAGTTCTGCACCACCCAGAGCGGCTCCTGGATCTCGGCGCTGGTCGGCAGGCCGAGCAGCCCGCGTTCGAAGCCGAGCGAGGCCCAGGCGGCGTAGATGGCGCCGGTCAGCGGCTGGGCGCCGGTGGCCGGGGACCAGTAGACGGCGCCGCGCTCGAAGGTGGCGTAGCGGGCGTCGCCCGCGGCCGCCGATTCCGGTGAGGTGGGCACGCCGAGTGGGCCGGCCGCCCCGCCGGAGGCCAGCCAGCGGGCCCCGATGGCGCCCTCGCGCAGCCGCTCCTCCAGCGTCGGCGGCGCAGGCGGCACATTGAACCGGGCCGCGATGTCGCGGATCTCGTCCATCCGCCCGTAGCCGGCCACGCCCGGGCATTCGGTGATGCCGACGTCGCGGTGGGCGAAGATGGTCGGCAGGGTGGGGGTGGCCCCGGCCGGATAGAACGTGTACGAGCCGCCGGCCGAGGTCAGCGCGACGGTGCCGTGGGGGTCGACGTGCGCCAGCGCCAGCCGCCAGCCGATCAGCCGGCCGGTGTTGCGCAGCTGGATGTCGGTGGGCGGGACGGTCTCGAAGTCGCCGAGCATGGCCACGCCCCAGGTGTCCCGGTTGAAGCCGCCGGTGTGGGAGCCCTCGACCGGGCGGTCCAGGCCGCCGGCCCGGCCCTCGAAGACCTGGCCGTACTTGTCGACCAGCGCGTTGTAGGCCATGTCGCACCAGCCCAGCGTCTGGGTGTGGTACGCGTAGATCGACTGCATGATCGCCACCGAGTCCTGCGGCGAGTAGTCGTTGCTGCCGGCGGTGTGGTGCACGACGGCGGCCTTGACGCCGGCGTCGTAGGCCGGCGGCCCGCAGGCCCGCAGCCGCTCGTCGGCGCCCCACTGCGCGCGGGTGATGACCTGCGGCGCCTGGCCGGGCAGGATCGCCGCGGCCGGCGGGGAGAACGCGCCGTCGGCGGGCGCCTGCGGCGGGGTGATCAGGATGGCGTTGAGGTTGCCGATCGGCTCGTCGACGTTGACCGGGCGGTAGCCCAGGTCGGTGTCGGCCCGCGGCCGGGCGGGCGGGCTGACCGGCGCGCCGGCCGGTCGGGAGACCTTGATCTGCACCGCGGTGGTGCGCCCGACGAAGACCGCGTCGGTGCCGCGCGGGCCGTCGCGGTTGGCGTCGCTGCCGTTGGATTCCAGCGCGTCGGCCTGGTACCAGGGGCCCCAGCCGCCGTCGTCGCGGCGGGCCCGGACCTGTGCGGTGGTGCCGGTGAGGTCGTCGCCGGTCAGCGCGACGACGGAGAACGGCTGCTGCTGGGAGACCTCCCGGACGGTGGTGCCGCCGCCGACGCCGGCCAGCGGCTTGGTCACGACGGTGGCGTCCAGCGCGCGGGGGGCGGGGCGGTCGGTGGGCAGTCCGTTGATCGCCCACGGCACCAGCACGGCCGTCGCCGCCAGGGCAGAGAACAGCAATCGCGGTGCGCGGGACGACACCAGGCAGATGTTACGGATGTGCTAGATGATGACGCTGTTACGACACGGTATTAATGAGGACTATGTGAACAAGTAACGGAACCGCAGGGGAGCCAGCCGCCCTGCGGTTCCGTCTTGTTACAGGTCTGTCCGGATCAGCCGATCGCTGCGGGTGCGACCGCGGCCGCGACCGGGGCGACCGCTGCCGCGGCCTCGGCGGCCGGGGCAACGGCGGCCGGAGCCGCCGCGGCGGCCGGGCCCGCGCTCTTGATGGCGCCCATGATGGTCGGCATCAGCACGCCCTTGAGCAGGTCGACGGCCTGGCCCGCACCCAGCGAGTTGGCCGCGCTGCTCAGATCGCTGATCAGCCCGGGCTTGCTGGCCGGCATGCCGGTGCCCAGTCCGCCCAGCCCGCCCAGCGACGGATCGCCGAGGATCGGGTAGGTGTCGGCGCCCAGCCCGATCGGCGCGGCGATCGGCTGCTCGCCGGGCAGCCCGATCGGGTTGCCGACGCCCAGCGGGCTGGTCAGGTCGGTGGTGCCCAGCCCGATCGGCGCGGTGCCGCCGGGGGTCAGCGCCGGGTTGGCCAGGTCGCCCACGCCCGGGACGGTCAGGCCGGCGGTCGGCCCGCCCGGGGTGGTCAGGCCGGCCGCGTCGGTCAGCCCGGGCACGGTCGCCGCCGCGGTGCCCGCGGGATCGGTCAGGGCCGGGCTGACCAGCCCCGGGGTGGTCAGGTCGGTCACCGACGGGGTCGCCAGGCCCGGAGTGGCCAGGCCGGGCGCGGTGGCCCCCGGCGTGGTCAGGCCGGGGCTGGTCAGGCCCGGCGAGGTCAGGCCCGGGCTGGTGAGGCCGGGGCTGGTCAGACCGGGCGAGGTCAGGCCCGGGCTGGTGAGGCCGGGGCTGGCCAGGCCGGGGGTGGTCAGGCCGGTCAGCGGCTGTGCGCCGGCGGGGTTCACTCCGGTCGGCAGCGGCGGCATGTTGATGCCGAACTGCGACAGGCCCGAGCTCAGCGCGGACAGCAGTTCATTGGGCAGGTCGGTGATGACGGCGGCCTGGGTGAACTCGCGGTGCTGCGGTGCCGGCTGGGAGTCGGCGACAAGTTCGGCGGCCGCGACGGCGGCAAAAGGACTTGCGACGGCCAGGGCGGCGACTGCGCTCATGGCCCTCGAGAGCTTGCGTCGGCGACGGTTCGGCACGGAAGTCTCCTCAATTCGGTTGCGTATCCCGGCGGCGTCAGGTTCGACATCCGGGGACACTGTCGGCGAGATCGATGTTACGAGTGGGATTGGTGTGAATAGAGTGGCGAGACCGGATCGTGAGGGAATCGCGACACAGGGATGTCCGAAGGGTTATCGAGCCGAGTCACGGGCGCGGTGGGACGGCCCCCGCGCGGCGGTCGGATACCCTGACAGCCGATGACTGACAGCTTCGACCTCTTCGTCGTCGGCTCCGGATTCTTCGGCCTGACCATCGCTGAACGGGTGGCCACCCAGTTGGGCAAGCGGGTCTTGGTTGTGGAACGCCGGCCGCACATTGGAGGCAACGCCTACTCCGAGCCGGAACCCGAGACCGGTATCGAGATCCACCGTTACGGTGCGCACCTGTTCCACACCTCGAACACCAGGGTGTGGGACTACGTGCGGGAATTCACCGACTTCACCGGGTACCAGCACCGCGTCTTCGCCATGCACAACGGGCAGTCCTACCAGTTCCCGATGGGGCTGGGCCTGGTGTCGCAGTTCTTCGGCCGGTACTTCTCCCCGGACGAGGCGCGCGCCCTGATCGCCGAGCAGGCCGCCGAGATCGCCACCGCCGACGCGGCGAACCTGGAGGAAAAGGCCATCTCGCTGATCGGCCGCCCGCTGTATGAGGCGTTCGTCAAGGGCTACACCGCCAAGCAGTGGCAGACCGACCCGAAGGACCTGCCCGCCGCGAACATCACCCGGCTGCCGGTGCGCTACACCTTCGACAACCGGTACTTCAACGACACCTACGAGGGCCTGCCGGTCGACGGCTACACCGCCTGGCTGCAGAACATGGCCGCCGACGAGCGCATCGAGGTGCGCACCGACACCGACTGGTTCGACGTCCGCGACGAACTGCGCGCGGCCAACCCGTCGGCGCCGGTGGTTTATACCGGCCCGCTGGACCGCTACTTCGACTACGCCGAGGGCCGGCTGGGCTGGCGGACCCTGGACTTTCAGGTCGAGGTGCTCGACGGCTGCGGTGACTTCCAGGGCACCCCGGTGATGAACTACAACGACCCGGACGTGCCCTACACCCGGATCCACGAGTTCCGGCACTTCCACCCCGAGCGCGAGTACCCGGCCGACAAGACCGTCATCATGCGGGAGTACTCCCGCTTCGCCGATGACGACGACGAGCCCTACTATCCGATCAACACCGAGACCGATCGGTCGCTGCTGGCGGCCTACCGGGCCCGGGCCAAGGCCGAGACGGCCGCGGCGGGCGTGCTGTTCGGTGGCCGGCTGGGCACCTACCAATACCTGGACATGCACATGGCGATCGCCAGCGCGCTGAACATGTACGACAACGTGCTGGCGCCGCACCTGCGCGACGGTGCCTCGCTGTCCGAACCGCGAAACGATGTCAAGGAATGAGCAGCCGACGATGAGCGACGTACCCTCCGGCCCGATCGGCCCCGGCCAGTCCAAGGCCGTCAGCCTGCTGTCCCGGGTGATCCTGCCGCGGCCGGGTGAGCCGCTGGACGTACGCAAGCTCTACATCACCGAGGCCGACACCAACTCCCGCCGGGCGCACGCCCCGACCCGCACCTCGCTGGACATCGGCGGGGAGGCCGAGGTGTCCTTCGCCACCTACTTCAACGCGTTCCCAGCCAGCTACTGGCGGCGCTGGTCGATCCTGGACGCCGTGGTGCTGCGGATCGAGCTGACCGGCGCGGCCCGCGTCGACGTCTACCGGTCCAAGGCCACCGGCGCCCGGATCAGCGTCGCCGGCGCGCCCGCGGTCAGCGAGAGCGACGACAAGCCCGCGGTGGTGGAGTTCGAGATCAGCCTGGCGCCGTTCGAGGACGGCGGCTGGATCTGGTTCGACATCACCACCGACACCGCCGCCGTGCTGCACAGCGCCGGCTGGTACGCGCCGGTCGAGGCGCCCGGCCGCGCCGACATCGCCGTCGGCATCCCGACCTTCAACCGGCCGGCCGACTGCGTCAGCGCGCTGGCCGCGCTGACCTCCGACCCGCTGGTCGACGCCGCGATCGGCGCCGTCATCGTCTCCGACCAGGGCGACCGCAAGGCCAAGGACCACCCGGACTTCGACGCCGCGGCGGCCCGGCTCGGGGACCGGCTGAGCATCCACAACCAGCCCAACCTGGGCGGCTCCGGCGGCTACAGCCGGGTGATGTACGAGGCGCTCAAGCACACCGACTGCGAACAGATCCTGTTCATGGACGACGACATCCGCATCGAGCCGGACTCGATCCTGCGGGCGCTGGCGCTCAACCGGTTCGCCAAGTCCCCGACGCTGATCGGCGGCCAGATGCTCAACCTGCAGGAGCCCAGCCACCTGCACGTGATGGGCGAGGTGGTCAACCGGGCCAACTTCATGTGGACCAACGCGCCGTTCACCGCCTACGACCACGACTTCGCCAGGTACCCGCTCGACGACGTCGAGGAGGCCGACAGTCAGCTGCTGCACCGGCGCATCGACGTCGACTACAACGGCTGGTGGATGTGCATGATCCCGCGGTCCGTCGCCGAGGAGCTCGGTCAGCCGCTGCCGCTGTTCATCAAGTGGGACGACGCCGACTACGGGCTGCGGGCGGCCGAACACGGCTACCCGACGGTCACCATGCCGGGCACCGCGATCTGGCACATGGCCTGGAGCGACAAGGACGACGCCATCGACTGGCAGGCCTACTTCCACCTGCGCAACCGGCTGGTGGTCGCCGCCATGCACTGGGACGGCGAGGTCAAGGGCCTGGTCGTCAGCCACCTCAAGGCCACCATCAAGCATCTGATGTGCCTGGAGTACTCCACCGTCGCGATCCAGAACCGGGCCATCGACGACTTCCTGGCCGGCCCCGAGCACATCTTCTCCATCCTGGAGTCGGCGCTGCCGGAGGTGCACCGGATGCGCAAGGCCTTCCCGGACGCGGTGGTGCTGCCCGGTGCGACCGAGTTGCCCGCCCCGTCGGGACGGGTCCGGGTGCACAAGCCGCCGGTGGCGCCGCCGATGATCCTGCTGCGGCTGGCCCAGGGCCTGGTGCACCAGTTCCGCCGCGCCGACCCGGCCCACCACCAGCGGCCGCAGCTCAACGTCCCCACCCAGGACGCCCGTTGGTTCCTGCTGTGCAAGGTCGACGGGGTCACGGTGACCACCGCCGACGGCCGCGGCGTGGTGTACCGCCAGCGCGACCGGGCCAAGGCCGCCGGGCTGCTGCGGGCCTCGCTGCGCCGCCAGCTGAAGCTGGCCCGTAAGTTCGACACCATGCGGCGGATCTACCGTGAGGCGCTGCCGGAGCTGTCCAGCAAACAGAAATGGGAAACCGTGCTGCTCGAGGCGGACGTCGATGCCTGAGGACACCGGGTTGCCCGACGGCGCCCGGCCCGACGCCGCCCGGCCCGATAACACCGACTGGCCCGGTGACCCCGACGCGCCCGCGCCGGAGGAGACCGCGCTGATCCTGGTGCAGGCCGGGCTGGCCGGACGCCCCGGCGTGCTGCCCGCCGCCCGCGGCCTGTCGCACCTCGGCGAGCACAGCCTGGGCTGGCTGATCATCGGCGCGCTGGCCGCGGTCATCGTCCCGGCCCGCCGCCGGGAGTGGCTGACGATGGTGGTCGGCACCTTCGCCGCGCACGCCGCGGCGGTGCTGATCAAGCGGGTGGTCCGCCGTCGCCGGCCCGATCACCCGGCGATCGCGGTCAACGTCGGCACCCCGAGCAAGCTGAGCTTCCCGTCCGCGCACGCCACCTCCACGACGGCGGCCGCGCTGCTGGCCGCCCGGGCCAGCGGCTCCCGGCTGCCCTGGCTGGTGGTCCCGCCGATGCTGCTGTCCCGGCTGGTGCTGGGCGTGCATTACCCCAGCGATGTGGCGGCCGGAGCCGTGGTCGGCGCCGCCGTCGCGGCCACCACCGCCGGCATCGCCGACCGATTGGAGCGTGCCGCATGAGCAAGCCCGCCGCTGCGCCGAGCAACGTCGTCGTCGGCGTCATCAAGGCGATGCGTCCGCGCCAGTGGGTGAAGAACCTGCTGGTGCTGGCCGCGCCGTTGGCCGCCTGGGGCGACGACCAGGACTTCGACCACCAGCAGGTGCTCATCCACGTCGGGCTGGCCTTCGTGGTGTTCAGCCTGGCCGCGTCGTCGATCTACCTGGTCAACGACGCCCTGGACGTGGAGGCCGACCGGGCGCACCCGACCAAGCGGTACCGGCCGATCGCCGCCGGGGTGGTGCCGCCGTGGCTGGCCTACCTGCTCTCGGCAATCCTTGGGGTGGCCGCGCTGGTCATCGGCTGGACGGTCAACGCCAACCTGGCCCTGGTCATCGCGATTTACCTGGCGATGCAGCTGGCCTACTGCTTCGGGCTCAAGCACCAGGCCGTGCTGGACATCTGCATCGTGTCCTCGGCCTACCTGATCCGGGCCATCGCCGGCGGCGCGGCCGCCGACATCCGGCTGTCGAAGTGGTTCCTGCTGGTGATGGCGTTCGGCTCGCTGTTCATGGCGGCGGGCAAGCGCTACGCCGAGCTGCAGCTGGCCGAACGCACCGGCGCCAAGATCCGCAAGTCGCTGGAGAACTACACCGGCAGCTACCTGCGCTTCGTCTGGACGCTGGCGGCCACCGCGGTGGTGCTGTGCTACGGCCTGTGGGCCTTCGAGCGCGACGGCAGCACCGGCTCCTGGTACGCGGTGTCGATGATTCCGTTCACCATCGCGATCCTGCGCTACGCCGTCGACGTCGACGGCGGGGAGGCGGGCGAGCCGGAGGACATCGCCCTGGGTGACCGGGTGCTGCAGGTCCTTGCGGTGGGCTGGATCGGAACCGTCGTTGCAGCGATCTTCCTCGGCTGAGCCCGGTCCCGCGCCGACGGCGCGGGCGACCTGGCCGAATTTTCCGTACTCGATGTCGGTACGGGTGAGCCTGTGGTGCTCGGTGGCGGTGATCGCCGTGCTGTTCGGCTGGGGCGCCTGGCAGCGCCGCTGGATCGCCGACGACGGGCTCATCGTGCTGCGCACCGTGCGCAACCTGATGGCCGGCAACGGCCCGGTGTTCAACGCCGGCGAGCGGGTCGAGGCCAACACCTCGACGGCCTGGACCTACCTGACCCTGCTGGGCGGCTGGGTGGCCGGACCGGTGCGGCTGGAGTACGTGGTGCTGGCGCTGTCGCTGGCGCTCAGCGTCGCCGGGGTGGTGCTGGCGATGCTCGGCGCGGCCCGGCTGTACGCGCCCAGCCTGGTCGGCCGCAACGCGCTGCTGCTGCCGGCCGGCGCGCTGGTCTACATCGCGATCCCGCCGGCCCGCGACTTCGCCACCTCCGGCCTGGAGACCGGGCTGGCGCTGGCCTACATCGGGCTGCTCTGGTGGATGATGGTGTGCTGGTCGCAGCGGGTGCGCCGGCCGGTGCCCGACCCGGCCGACCCGA contains:
- a CDS encoding N-acetylmuramoyl-L-alanine amidase, producing the protein MSSRAPRLLFSALAATAVLVPWAINGLPTDRPAPRALDATVVTKPLAGVGGGTTVREVSQQQPFSVVALTGDDLTGTTAQVRARRDDGGWGPWYQADALESNGSDANRDGPRGTDAVFVGRTTAVQIKVSRPAGAPVSPPARPRADTDLGYRPVNVDEPIGNLNAILITPPQAPADGAFSPPAAAILPGQAPQVITRAQWGADERLRACGPPAYDAGVKAAVVHHTAGSNDYSPQDSVAIMQSIYAYHTQTLGWCDMAYNALVDKYGQVFEGRAGGLDRPVEGSHTGGFNRDTWGVAMLGDFETVPPTDIQLRNTGRLIGWRLALAHVDPHGTVALTSAGGSYTFYPAGATPTLPTIFAHRDVGITECPGVAGYGRMDEIRDIAARFNVPPAPPTLEERLREGAIGARWLASGGAAGPLGVPTSPESAAAGDARYATFERGAVYWSPATGAQPLTGAIYAAWASLGFERGLLGLPTSAEIQEPLWVVQNFQHGTLNFDRETGQVTRVSDAVAVLLPPPADSGPPVQLERFSPISVG
- a CDS encoding phosphatase PAP2 family protein, translated to MPEDTGLPDGARPDAARPDNTDWPGDPDAPAPEETALILVQAGLAGRPGVLPAARGLSHLGEHSLGWLIIGALAAVIVPARRREWLTMVVGTFAAHAAAVLIKRVVRRRRPDHPAIAVNVGTPSKLSFPSAHATSTTAAALLAARASGSRLPWLVVPPMLLSRLVLGVHYPSDVAAGAVVGAAVAATTAGIADRLERAA
- a CDS encoding decaprenyl-phosphate phosphoribosyltransferase, giving the protein MSKPAAAPSNVVVGVIKAMRPRQWVKNLLVLAAPLAAWGDDQDFDHQQVLIHVGLAFVVFSLAASSIYLVNDALDVEADRAHPTKRYRPIAAGVVPPWLAYLLSAILGVAALVIGWTVNANLALVIAIYLAMQLAYCFGLKHQAVLDICIVSSAYLIRAIAGGAAADIRLSKWFLLVMAFGSLFMAAGKRYAELQLAERTGAKIRKSLENYTGSYLRFVWTLAATAVVLCYGLWAFERDGSTGSWYAVSMIPFTIAILRYAVDVDGGEAGEPEDIALGDRVLQVLAVGWIGTVVAAIFLG
- a CDS encoding glycosyltransferase, translating into MSDVPSGPIGPGQSKAVSLLSRVILPRPGEPLDVRKLYITEADTNSRRAHAPTRTSLDIGGEAEVSFATYFNAFPASYWRRWSILDAVVLRIELTGAARVDVYRSKATGARISVAGAPAVSESDDKPAVVEFEISLAPFEDGGWIWFDITTDTAAVLHSAGWYAPVEAPGRADIAVGIPTFNRPADCVSALAALTSDPLVDAAIGAVIVSDQGDRKAKDHPDFDAAAARLGDRLSIHNQPNLGGSGGYSRVMYEALKHTDCEQILFMDDDIRIEPDSILRALALNRFAKSPTLIGGQMLNLQEPSHLHVMGEVVNRANFMWTNAPFTAYDHDFARYPLDDVEEADSQLLHRRIDVDYNGWWMCMIPRSVAEELGQPLPLFIKWDDADYGLRAAEHGYPTVTMPGTAIWHMAWSDKDDAIDWQAYFHLRNRLVVAAMHWDGEVKGLVVSHLKATIKHLMCLEYSTVAIQNRAIDDFLAGPEHIFSILESALPEVHRMRKAFPDAVVLPGATELPAPSGRVRVHKPPVAPPMILLRLAQGLVHQFRRADPAHHQRPQLNVPTQDARWFLLCKVDGVTVTTADGRGVVYRQRDRAKAAGLLRASLRRQLKLARKFDTMRRIYREALPELSSKQKWETVLLEADVDA
- a CDS encoding Cof-type HAD-IIB family hydrolase; this translates as MEPNFREPQTAPLLIATDVDGTLLDDDERVSDRTRAVLGAAMADGTRFVLATGRPPRWIAPVVDDLGFAPMAVCANGAVIYDPAADRVLSVRTLSVEQLVELAEIAAAVMPGAGLAVERIGSGAHDAVTPQFVSSPGYQHAWLNPDNTEVSLTDLLSAPAIKLLIRRAGVSSAAMARQLAPHVDGQGDLTYSTDNGLIEVVPAGISKATGIAEIAAPHGIGAEEIVSFGDMPNDIPMLTWAGHGVAMGNAHPEVMGVADEVTARNSEDGLARVLERWWG
- a CDS encoding lysophospholipid acyltransferase family protein, which gives rise to MEPVYGSAIRLARLIWRVQGLKFTVTGVENVPKTGGAVIAINHTSYFDFTFAGLPVYLQGEGRLIRFMAKQEVFDHKITGPIMRKLRHIPVDRASGAESFAEACQRLREGELVGVYPEATISRSFELKEFKSGAARMAVEANVPIVPTIVWGAQRIWTKDHPKKMWRPKVPISVAVGEPIQPTLPAPELTALLHSRMQHMLEQVQDSYGHPPGEYWVPRRLGGSAPTMAEAAQLDADELAARAAARAQRAAEHPKDQ
- the glf gene encoding UDP-galactopyranose mutase codes for the protein MTDSFDLFVVGSGFFGLTIAERVATQLGKRVLVVERRPHIGGNAYSEPEPETGIEIHRYGAHLFHTSNTRVWDYVREFTDFTGYQHRVFAMHNGQSYQFPMGLGLVSQFFGRYFSPDEARALIAEQAAEIATADAANLEEKAISLIGRPLYEAFVKGYTAKQWQTDPKDLPAANITRLPVRYTFDNRYFNDTYEGLPVDGYTAWLQNMAADERIEVRTDTDWFDVRDELRAANPSAPVVYTGPLDRYFDYAEGRLGWRTLDFQVEVLDGCGDFQGTPVMNYNDPDVPYTRIHEFRHFHPEREYPADKTVIMREYSRFADDDDEPYYPINTETDRSLLAAYRARAKAETAAAGVLFGGRLGTYQYLDMHMAIASALNMYDNVLAPHLRDGASLSEPRNDVKE